Proteins encoded within one genomic window of Spiribacter curvatus:
- a CDS encoding TRAP transporter small permease, with the protein MNAEDEAAEKAYRSDLPGPLGTLDTFLSRLEAVILASGVLLMATNTIANVVGRFALGQSISFSGEINRILIILITFAGIGYAARHGRHIRMSAIYDAFPVGGRKFAMIIIALITSSTMFFLLYFSVGYIIEVRESGRVLPALGFPIWTIYVWVPLGFGITGIQYLLTAVKNLREKDVYLSTAVIDGYRDTETEV; encoded by the coding sequence ATGAATGCCGAAGACGAAGCCGCGGAAAAAGCGTACCGGTCCGACCTACCGGGTCCCCTCGGGACCCTGGACACCTTCCTGTCACGCCTCGAGGCCGTCATTCTCGCCTCAGGCGTCCTGCTCATGGCCACCAATACCATCGCCAACGTGGTGGGGCGCTTCGCGCTGGGGCAGAGCATTTCCTTCTCAGGGGAGATCAATCGCATCCTGATCATCCTGATCACCTTTGCGGGCATCGGCTACGCGGCCCGTCACGGTCGCCACATCCGCATGTCGGCGATCTATGATGCTTTCCCGGTTGGCGGTCGCAAGTTCGCCATGATCATCATCGCCCTGATCACCTCGTCAACGATGTTCTTCCTGCTCTATTTCTCGGTCGGCTACATCATCGAGGTCCGTGAGAGCGGGCGCGTACTGCCGGCGCTCGGCTTTCCAATCTGGACGATCTATGTCTGGGTACCGCTCGGATTCGGTATCACAGGCATCCAGTACCTGCTCACCGCGGTGAAGAACCTGCGGGAGAAAGACGTTTACCTGTCGACCGCCGTGATCGACGGCTACCGCGACACCGAAACCGAGGTATAG
- a CDS encoding pilin, with protein MRQKGFTLIELMIVVAIIGILAAVAVPAYSDYTVRAKVTEAITAAGAAKTSVADYYYANGELPANNDEAGLGPNTDYETDVISAVSVGTETGAGFALGTVTVSFKDTKGIEPASVLSFVPDTSNNSLAWNCEIPDTDGLPAQYAPANCRSTTSATN; from the coding sequence ATGCGACAGAAGGGGTTCACCCTGATCGAGCTGATGATCGTCGTCGCGATCATTGGCATTCTGGCGGCGGTGGCCGTACCGGCGTACTCGGACTACACGGTGCGGGCCAAGGTCACCGAGGCCATCACCGCCGCCGGCGCCGCCAAGACCAGCGTGGCCGATTACTACTATGCGAATGGTGAGTTGCCGGCAAACAATGATGAGGCCGGACTGGGACCTAATACTGATTATGAAACAGATGTCATTAGCGCCGTTTCCGTGGGAACCGAGACTGGAGCTGGCTTCGCCCTAGGGACAGTAACCGTGAGCTTCAAAGACACTAAGGGTATCGAACCAGCTAGCGTTCTCAGCTTCGTACCGGACACCTCTAACAACAGCCTGGCCTGGAACTGCGAGATCCCGGATACTGACGGCCTCCCCGCTCAATACGCCCCGGCCAATTGCCGATCCACGACCAGCGCCACCAACTGA
- the ampE gene encoding regulatory signaling modulator protein AmpE, protein MKLLALIAALLINGYLPSGGWRSARGFFRYAARLQARLMPLRAWDNGLGLALVLLPLLLPVALIQWTLGGALSGLVGLALSVAALCFAFGGGEALEVEVAAFTAAWRRGDEAGAAAALKQLAGGRDDAVAFEAMPEAAIGHLLLRARTRLFAPVLWFVLIGPLGAFGYRVVVMARAFGDCRDNAGPGYCGRAEKLLALLDWLPDRLMAMALALAGHFSAAWNVWEEESAAPPRRRLSETGMAALGVPLADAPRDLTADAVDDAHALLRRTIYVWLALVAAGVLFAIG, encoded by the coding sequence ATGAAGCTGCTGGCCCTGATCGCGGCGCTGCTGATCAACGGTTATCTTCCGTCCGGTGGCTGGCGTAGCGCGCGGGGCTTTTTTCGCTACGCGGCCCGACTGCAGGCCCGACTCATGCCGCTGCGCGCCTGGGACAATGGTCTGGGCCTGGCACTCGTGCTGCTGCCGCTGCTGCTGCCAGTCGCACTGATCCAGTGGACGCTGGGTGGAGCCCTGTCGGGCCTGGTCGGTCTGGCACTCAGCGTGGCCGCGCTGTGTTTCGCGTTTGGCGGAGGTGAGGCGCTGGAGGTCGAGGTCGCGGCCTTTACTGCGGCCTGGCGCCGCGGCGATGAGGCGGGTGCTGCGGCGGCGCTCAAGCAGCTCGCCGGCGGCCGTGATGACGCAGTGGCATTCGAGGCCATGCCGGAGGCAGCGATCGGGCATTTGCTGCTGCGGGCCCGGACGCGCTTGTTCGCGCCGGTGCTGTGGTTTGTCCTGATCGGCCCACTCGGGGCTTTCGGCTATCGGGTGGTGGTGATGGCACGGGCATTCGGTGACTGTCGTGATAACGCGGGTCCGGGTTACTGCGGTCGTGCCGAGAAACTCCTGGCGCTGCTGGACTGGCTGCCGGATCGGTTGATGGCGATGGCCCTCGCGCTGGCGGGGCATTTCAGCGCCGCCTGGAACGTTTGGGAAGAGGAGTCCGCTGCACCGCCACGACGCCGACTCTCGGAGACCGGGATGGCGGCGCTGGGCGTGCCGCTGGCTGATGCCCCGCGGGATCTGACCGCCGATGCCGTGGACGACGCTCACGCCCTATTGCGGCGCACGATCTACGTCTGGTTGGCGCTAGTGGCCGCAGGCGTCCTGTTCGCGATCGGCTGA
- a CDS encoding TRAP transporter large permease, which translates to MAAIMFSAMVLLLLLGFPMMVPLITGAVIGFTMMFGGFGQMETLIQQMLAGIRPASLIAVPMFILAADIMTRGHSAERLINMVMSFIGHIKGGLAVSTAASCTLFGAVSGSTQATVVAIGSPLRPRMLKAGYKDPFTLALIINASDIAFLIPPSIGMIVYGVISETSIGELFIAGIGPGLMILTMFSIYCIIYAHIKDVPTEDKASWRERLSSVRLALWPLGFPVIIVGGIYGGVFSPTEAAAVCVLYALILEFVIFRSLKTTEIWAIAKSTGLITAVVFILVAAGNGFSWIISFAQIPEAVLSAVGINEAGPVGVLIAICVAFFVACMFVDPIVVILVLTPIFMPAVEATGLDPVLVGILITLQVAIGSATPPFGCDIFTAIAIFKRPYMEVIRGTPPFVIMLVVAAALLIMFPQIALGLRDLMYN; encoded by the coding sequence ATGGCCGCGATCATGTTCAGCGCCATGGTGCTTTTACTTCTGCTCGGATTCCCCATGATGGTGCCGCTGATTACCGGGGCGGTGATCGGCTTTACCATGATGTTCGGCGGCTTCGGGCAGATGGAAACGCTCATCCAGCAGATGCTCGCCGGTATCCGGCCGGCCTCACTGATCGCGGTGCCGATGTTCATCCTCGCCGCCGATATCATGACGCGTGGCCACTCGGCGGAGCGATTGATCAACATGGTCATGAGCTTTATCGGCCATATCAAGGGCGGGCTCGCCGTGAGTACGGCCGCGTCGTGCACGCTGTTCGGCGCGGTCTCGGGCTCCACCCAGGCGACGGTGGTGGCGATTGGGTCACCGCTGCGGCCGCGCATGCTCAAAGCCGGCTATAAGGACCCGTTCACCCTGGCGCTGATCATCAACGCCAGCGATATCGCGTTCCTGATCCCGCCGAGCATCGGCATGATCGTCTACGGCGTCATCTCCGAGACCTCGATCGGCGAACTGTTCATCGCCGGCATCGGCCCGGGGCTGATGATCCTCACGATGTTCTCGATCTACTGCATCATCTACGCGCATATCAAGGACGTTCCCACCGAGGACAAGGCCAGCTGGCGTGAACGACTCTCGTCGGTGCGCCTCGCCCTCTGGCCACTGGGTTTCCCGGTGATCATCGTCGGCGGCATCTACGGCGGCGTGTTCAGCCCCACCGAGGCCGCGGCCGTCTGCGTGCTCTACGCGCTGATCCTCGAATTCGTGATCTTCCGCTCGCTGAAAACCACCGAGATTTGGGCGATTGCCAAGTCGACTGGTCTGATCACGGCGGTCGTGTTCATTCTGGTAGCGGCCGGTAACGGGTTCTCGTGGATCATTTCCTTTGCGCAGATCCCTGAAGCGGTGTTGAGCGCAGTGGGGATCAACGAGGCCGGCCCGGTGGGCGTGCTGATCGCGATCTGCGTGGCGTTCTTTGTTGCCTGCATGTTCGTTGACCCGATCGTGGTGATTCTCGTGCTCACACCGATCTTCATGCCGGCGGTGGAGGCCACGGGCCTCGATCCCGTTCTGGTGGGCATCCTCATCACACTGCAGGTGGCCATCGGCTCGGCGACGCCTCCCTTCGGCTGCGATATATTCACCGCGATCGCGATCTTCAAGCGTCCTTATATGGAGGTCATCCGGGGGACACCGCCATTCGTCATCATGCTGGTGGTCGCGGCCGCGTTGTTGATTATGTTCCCGCAGATCGCCCTGGGTCTGCGCGACCTGATGTATAACTAG
- a CDS encoding porin — protein sequence MKHTSKLALFMAAGMVSAGVQAADFEVGEDTVLTLGGEVVLNYIDTDEIGGDSTTEFKDDGSIVILGGERDLGNGYTAYIETEFAYDTLGEGDGFSRDATVFGFTGDFGEIQVGDSDNVFVDLIADPIDPFENATLSQVSVTDEDSMITYYSPDMQGFSYRLQTRVKDETDGRQTGNEVSLIGAAQYDFGNFALSAGYDDRGSMDTGSGNSFESEDGVYGLAATANLGDNLEAGFRYAQQSNKNGDDADASGAALVYNYGAGDLYGAVQDYSEDNADSRTQFAGGVNYGVADGLLIFAEYGNFDGVSSGDDDKLAVAGLILEY from the coding sequence ATGAAGCACACATCGAAGCTGGCCCTTTTCATGGCCGCCGGCATGGTCTCTGCCGGTGTCCAGGCTGCTGATTTCGAGGTCGGCGAGGACACCGTTCTGACGCTCGGCGGCGAGGTCGTTCTTAACTATATCGACACAGATGAGATTGGTGGCGACTCGACCACCGAATTCAAAGACGATGGCTCGATCGTGATCCTCGGCGGTGAGCGGGATCTCGGCAACGGCTACACGGCGTACATTGAGACGGAGTTCGCGTACGACACGCTAGGTGAAGGCGACGGCTTCAGCCGCGACGCTACCGTATTCGGCTTCACGGGCGACTTCGGCGAGATCCAGGTCGGTGACAGCGATAACGTCTTCGTAGACTTGATCGCCGATCCCATCGACCCCTTCGAGAACGCGACACTGTCCCAGGTCAGCGTCACCGACGAGGACAGCATGATCACCTATTACAGCCCGGACATGCAGGGCTTCTCCTATCGGCTCCAGACCCGGGTCAAGGATGAGACCGACGGCCGTCAGACCGGCAATGAGGTCAGCCTGATCGGCGCTGCCCAGTACGACTTTGGCAACTTTGCCCTGTCCGCTGGTTATGATGATCGGGGCTCGATGGATACCGGCAGTGGTAACAGCTTTGAGTCCGAGGATGGCGTCTACGGGCTTGCCGCGACCGCGAACCTTGGCGACAACCTCGAGGCAGGTTTCCGCTATGCCCAGCAGAGCAACAAGAACGGCGATGACGCAGACGCCTCCGGCGCCGCGCTGGTCTACAACTACGGCGCAGGTGATCTCTACGGGGCCGTTCAGGATTACTCCGAAGACAACGCTGACAGCCGCACCCAGTTTGCCGGTGGCGTGAACTATGGCGTCGCCGATGGGCTGCTGATCTTCGCCGAGTATGGCAACTTCGACGGTGTCAGCAGTGGCGATGACGACAAGCTGGCGGTTGCCGGCCTGATCCTCGAGTACTGA
- a CDS encoding thioredoxin domain-containing protein produces the protein MSQSPLSTNRLADASSPYLRQHADNPVHWQPWDDTALAAARQLDRPILLSIGYSACHWCHVMAHECFEHPAIAEQMNASFINIKVDREERPDLDRIYQTAHQLLVGRGGGWPLTLFLTPDQMPFFAGTYFPAEPRQGMPGFGDVMDRIARVWRDHRDEIDAQNADLQRVLDRLSSVESRGRIPDSAPIDTARRQLGERFDPAHGGFGSAPKFPQPMALERLLRGYARSQQRGETDRGALHMACHTLRRMALGGIYDQIGGGFARYSVDGEWMIPHFEKMLCDNALLIGVASDAFQATGDRFFRRIARESAEWALREMALPDGGFATSLDADSADGEGAFYLWTPEAVREVVNEDEAELVIRRLGLDEKPNFDGRWHPQVHMAFSELAKALQTPRQTLVERWKSAQQKLRDAREQRPQPSRDDKVLTAWNALMIRSLARAGRFLELPELIDAAERTEAFILARLRDGYLDDYAFLLTALIELQQARWSDARTQWAQTIAETLLTRFEDSDAGGFYFTAQDHEALIQRPRTWTDDALPAGNGLAALSLNRLGHWLGEPRYLKAAEHTLAAAADSIEEAPAAHCTLLDALDEQLDPPQLVVIRGDKATRADLRDTAEGSFQPQRLIFTPDPAQATAAAPIEGTGAWVCRGQTCLPRATSAAELRDRLANTQ, from the coding sequence ATGTCCCAATCGCCGCTCTCCACCAACCGCCTGGCGGACGCCAGCAGCCCCTACCTGCGCCAGCATGCCGACAACCCTGTGCACTGGCAGCCCTGGGACGACACCGCACTCGCCGCGGCCCGGCAGCTGGATCGCCCGATCCTGCTCTCGATCGGTTACTCGGCCTGCCACTGGTGCCATGTCATGGCGCATGAGTGCTTCGAGCATCCGGCGATCGCCGAACAGATGAATGCATCGTTTATCAACATCAAGGTCGACCGCGAGGAGCGCCCGGATCTCGATCGTATCTATCAGACTGCCCACCAGCTGCTGGTGGGCCGCGGTGGTGGCTGGCCGCTGACGCTGTTTCTCACGCCCGATCAGATGCCGTTTTTCGCGGGCACCTACTTCCCGGCGGAACCGCGGCAGGGGATGCCCGGCTTTGGCGATGTCATGGACCGCATCGCCCGTGTCTGGCGCGACCACCGCGACGAAATCGACGCGCAGAATGCCGACCTCCAGCGCGTCCTCGACCGGCTGAGCAGCGTGGAGAGCCGCGGCAGGATCCCGGACAGCGCTCCCATCGACACCGCCCGTCGCCAGCTGGGCGAGCGCTTTGATCCCGCCCATGGAGGGTTTGGTAGTGCCCCGAAATTCCCACAGCCCATGGCCCTTGAGCGCCTGTTGCGAGGGTATGCGCGCAGCCAGCAGCGCGGTGAGACCGATCGCGGTGCATTGCACATGGCCTGCCACACGCTGCGACGGATGGCGCTGGGCGGGATCTATGACCAGATCGGCGGGGGATTCGCCCGCTACAGCGTCGACGGCGAGTGGATGATCCCGCATTTCGAGAAGATGCTCTGTGACAACGCGCTTCTGATCGGTGTGGCCAGCGACGCCTTTCAGGCCACCGGCGACCGGTTTTTCCGCCGCATCGCCCGTGAATCCGCCGAGTGGGCGCTACGCGAGATGGCATTGCCCGACGGGGGCTTCGCGACCTCACTGGACGCCGACAGCGCTGACGGGGAGGGAGCGTTCTATCTGTGGACGCCCGAGGCGGTGCGCGAGGTCGTGAATGAGGACGAGGCCGAGCTCGTCATTCGCCGGCTCGGCCTTGATGAGAAACCCAACTTCGATGGGCGCTGGCATCCACAGGTGCATATGGCGTTCTCAGAGCTCGCCAAGGCGCTACAGACACCGCGGCAGACACTGGTCGAGCGCTGGAAATCGGCCCAGCAGAAACTCCGCGACGCCCGCGAGCAGCGGCCTCAGCCCAGTCGTGATGACAAAGTGCTCACCGCCTGGAATGCCCTGATGATCCGTTCACTGGCGCGCGCTGGTCGCTTTCTTGAACTGCCTGAACTCATCGATGCCGCCGAGCGGACCGAGGCATTCATCCTTGCCCGGCTCAGGGATGGGTATCTGGATGACTACGCGTTTCTCCTGACCGCGCTGATCGAGCTGCAGCAGGCACGCTGGTCGGATGCGCGGACACAGTGGGCGCAGACCATTGCCGAGACGTTGCTGACACGGTTCGAGGACAGCGATGCCGGTGGGTTCTATTTCACGGCGCAGGATCATGAGGCCCTCATCCAGCGGCCACGCACCTGGACCGACGATGCCCTGCCAGCGGGCAACGGCCTGGCGGCGCTGTCACTCAATCGCCTCGGTCACTGGCTGGGCGAGCCGCGCTACCTGAAGGCGGCGGAACACACCCTTGCCGCCGCGGCGGACAGCATCGAGGAGGCACCGGCGGCGCACTGCACGTTGCTCGACGCCCTCGATGAGCAGCTCGATCCCCCGCAGCTGGTCGTCATTCGCGGGGACAAGGCCACCCGGGCGGATCTGCGCGACACCGCGGAGGGAAGCTTCCAGCCACAGCGGCTGATCTTTACGCCCGACCCGGCTCAAGCCACCGCCGCCGCGCCCATCGAGGGCACGGGGGCATGGGTCTGCCGCGGACAGACCTGCCTGCCCCGAGCCACTAGCGCCGCCGAGCTCAGGGACCGCCTCGCCAACACCCAGTAA
- the sucC gene encoding ADP-forming succinate--CoA ligase subunit beta, which produces MNLHEFQAKHIFSQFGIPIPRGFVARSAAEARSAAQELGGSVQVVKAQVHAGGRGKAGGVKLAKSLDEVGEYTEGMLGTRLVTHQTDEHGMPINAVMIEEGLDIAREIYLGALVDRASKRVVFMGSAAGGMDIEEVAATEPEKIVTVRVNPVAGLQPYQCRQMGFALGLTPVQIKQLTQIMKGLYRCFEERDLSLIEINPLIVTADDTLLALDAKINVDDNAIEVNRQAEIADMRDLSQEDETEVQAAEHGLNYITLDGNIGCMVNGAGLAMATMDVIKLHGGEPANFLDVGGGTNKERVTEAFKIISASPDVQGILVNIFGGIVRCDMIAEGVIAAVKEVGVNVPVVVRLEGTNVEQGKQLLAESGLDIIPADDLTDGADKVVGAVSA; this is translated from the coding sequence ATGAACCTTCACGAGTTTCAGGCGAAGCATATCTTCAGCCAGTTCGGTATTCCCATCCCCAGGGGCTTCGTGGCCCGCTCCGCGGCCGAGGCCCGCTCCGCTGCGCAGGAGCTGGGCGGTTCGGTGCAGGTGGTCAAGGCGCAGGTCCACGCCGGTGGCCGGGGCAAGGCCGGTGGCGTCAAGCTCGCCAAGAGCCTTGACGAGGTCGGCGAGTACACCGAGGGCATGCTCGGCACCCGTCTGGTGACTCACCAGACCGACGAGCACGGCATGCCGATCAACGCCGTGATGATCGAGGAGGGCCTCGACATCGCCCGCGAGATCTATCTCGGCGCGCTGGTCGACCGCGCCAGCAAGCGGGTCGTATTCATGGGCTCCGCCGCGGGCGGCATGGACATCGAAGAGGTGGCCGCTACCGAGCCCGAAAAGATCGTGACCGTGCGAGTCAATCCGGTGGCCGGGCTGCAGCCCTATCAGTGCCGGCAGATGGGCTTCGCGCTGGGGCTCACGCCTGTGCAGATCAAGCAGCTCACCCAGATCATGAAAGGCCTCTACCGCTGCTTTGAAGAGCGCGACCTGAGCCTCATCGAGATCAATCCGCTGATCGTGACCGCTGACGACACGCTGCTTGCGCTGGATGCCAAGATCAATGTCGATGACAACGCCATCGAGGTGAACCGCCAGGCCGAGATCGCCGATATGCGGGACCTGAGCCAGGAGGACGAGACTGAGGTGCAGGCCGCCGAACACGGCCTCAACTACATCACCCTCGACGGCAACATTGGCTGCATGGTCAACGGTGCGGGCCTGGCGATGGCCACCATGGACGTGATCAAGCTGCATGGCGGCGAGCCCGCCAACTTCCTTGATGTCGGTGGCGGGACCAACAAAGAGCGCGTCACCGAGGCGTTCAAGATCATCTCCGCCAGTCCTGACGTCCAGGGCATTCTGGTCAATATCTTCGGCGGTATCGTGCGCTGCGACATGATCGCCGAGGGCGTCATCGCCGCCGTCAAGGAAGTGGGCGTTAATGTGCCGGTGGTGGTGCGCCTCGAGGGCACCAATGTCGAGCAGGGCAAGCAGCTCCTGGCCGAGAGCGGGCTCGACATCATCCCCGCGGACGACCTGACCGATGGCGCAGACAAAGTGGTCGGCGCGGTCAGCGCCTGA
- a CDS encoding universal stress protein, with amino-acid sequence MALFNRILVPVDGSSGAMSALHKVIGLQRLTDAEVFILCVFKHHSLREASLSMVRPSRANMPDDALKEYATDIAMSAKQSVIDHHVPRDRVRAFVKGGRPASTIVQFARQRDCDLIVIGAQGTTDETSMLLGSVAHRVAGGAHCPVLVV; translated from the coding sequence ATGGCGTTATTCAACCGAATCCTGGTCCCCGTCGATGGCTCAAGCGGTGCGATGTCGGCCCTGCACAAGGTCATCGGCCTGCAGCGGCTGACCGATGCCGAGGTGTTCATACTCTGCGTTTTCAAACACCACAGCCTGCGTGAGGCATCGCTGTCGATGGTCCGGCCCAGCCGCGCAAACATGCCAGACGACGCGCTCAAGGAGTATGCGACCGATATCGCCATGTCCGCCAAGCAGTCGGTCATCGATCACCATGTCCCACGTGATCGGGTCAGAGCATTCGTCAAGGGCGGTCGACCCGCCAGTACGATTGTCCAGTTCGCGCGTCAGCGTGATTGCGATCTGATCGTGATCGGGGCCCAGGGCACCACGGACGAAACCAGTATGCTGCTCGGCAGCGTTGCCCATCGGGTCGCCGGCGGGGCCCACTGCCCGGTCCTGGTGGTATAG
- the ampD gene encoding 1,6-anhydro-N-acetylmuramyl-L-alanine amidase AmpD — protein sequence MRVDEASGRVVDASFVDSPNRGARPAGQVPELIVIHGISLPAGQYGGGFITQLFTNQLDTRGDARFAYLAGVRVSAHLLVARDGHVTQYVPLDQRAWHAGESVFEGRHDCNDFSIGIELEGTDTQGYRPIQYEILEGLIVALREAYPAIGDDRIVGHCHIAPGRKSDPGPGFEWQRLHRNLGIRCPITQRRSLSL from the coding sequence ATGCGAGTAGATGAGGCATCGGGGCGGGTTGTCGATGCGTCCTTCGTGGATTCACCGAATCGGGGCGCGCGGCCAGCCGGGCAGGTGCCGGAATTGATCGTTATCCACGGCATCAGCCTGCCCGCCGGGCAGTACGGCGGTGGCTTCATCACCCAGCTTTTCACCAATCAGCTCGATACCCGGGGTGATGCCCGATTCGCTTATCTGGCCGGGGTGCGGGTCTCGGCTCACCTGCTGGTCGCCCGGGATGGGCATGTCACTCAGTATGTGCCCTTGGATCAGCGCGCCTGGCATGCCGGTGAATCGGTGTTTGAGGGGCGGCATGACTGCAACGACTTTTCCATCGGCATTGAGCTCGAGGGCACGGATACGCAGGGCTATCGCCCGATCCAGTACGAGATCCTCGAGGGCCTGATCGTGGCGCTGCGTGAGGCCTATCCCGCCATCGGTGACGATCGGATCGTCGGCCATTGCCATATCGCGCCCGGGCGCAAGAGTGATCCGGGGCCCGGGTTCGAGTGGCAGCGGCTGCACCGCAATCTTGGTATCCGCTGTCCGATCACCCAGCGTCGGTCGCTCTCGCTATGA
- a CDS encoding TadE/TadG family type IV pilus assembly protein, translating to MRRRAGQSTSRGSGRITGSIMLETVIALPVVLVLGLSITQWALIHQARAMTDHATLMAARAGALNHAQIAPMRNAFARAIVPMHLSTASATGFETAFLTRAMPDARINLQLNILNPTREAFSDHALRDHRGRRYLPFRNLERASTRPGRQSHINVQDATLLRVQAVYGYELKVPYAGAFILQAVRMATRWTKAFGARERVMIASGRLPIVTTATVRMQTRAFSGRQFPLRSDLPGVAREPLNSD from the coding sequence ATGCGCCGACGTGCCGGCCAGTCCACCTCACGCGGCAGCGGGCGCATCACCGGCAGCATCATGCTGGAGACGGTGATCGCCCTGCCGGTTGTGCTGGTGCTCGGGCTATCGATCACGCAGTGGGCACTCATCCATCAGGCGCGGGCGATGACCGATCACGCCACGCTGATGGCGGCCCGTGCCGGGGCACTCAACCATGCGCAGATAGCCCCCATGCGCAATGCATTTGCCCGGGCGATCGTGCCGATGCATCTATCAACGGCAAGCGCGACGGGGTTTGAGACGGCGTTTCTGACCCGCGCAATGCCGGACGCCCGGATCAACCTCCAGCTCAACATCCTCAACCCCACCCGCGAGGCATTCAGCGATCACGCCCTACGCGATCATCGCGGACGCCGCTACCTTCCCTTCCGCAATCTCGAGCGCGCATCAACCCGCCCCGGACGACAGAGCCATATCAACGTGCAGGACGCGACGCTGCTGCGCGTTCAGGCGGTCTATGGCTATGAACTCAAGGTACCCTACGCCGGCGCTTTCATACTCCAGGCCGTGCGCATGGCCACGCGCTGGACGAAAGCCTTTGGGGCGCGTGAGCGTGTAATGATTGCATCGGGCCGGCTGCCGATCGTCACGACGGCAACGGTGAGAATGCAGACGCGGGCTTTCAGCGGGCGGCAGTTCCCGCTCCGTTCCGATCTACCCGGAGTCGCCCGCGAGCCGCTGAATTCCGATTAG
- the dctP gene encoding TRAP transporter substrate-binding protein DctP, with protein MKSSALFTRTAVGALAFGLSTAAFAETWRYAHEEFEGDVQDVYAVAFKEYIEANSEHTLEIYRFGELGESDDIMEQAQSGILEFVNQSPGFSGAWLPPAQIFFVPYLLPTDEQTVLEFFDESKAINEMFPELYAEHDLELLNMYPEGEMVVTADEPITSPEDLNNKKIRVMTNPLLSETYDAFGASPTPLPWGEVYGGLQTGVIDGQENPIFWIESGGLYEVSPNLTFTGHGWFVTASMANQDFFNGLSDSDQEVVREAADVAYDHTMEHIQGLADESLEKIREDSDEVTVTRLTDEQLEAFKAQAPQVEQAYLEMTGEDGEALLEQFKADLEAVQSD; from the coding sequence ATGAAGTCATCCGCACTCTTTACCCGCACCGCGGTCGGTGCCCTCGCCTTTGGTCTATCCACAGCTGCCTTCGCTGAAACGTGGCGTTATGCCCATGAGGAGTTCGAAGGGGACGTGCAGGACGTCTATGCAGTGGCCTTCAAGGAGTATATCGAGGCCAACTCTGAGCATACCCTTGAGATCTACCGCTTTGGTGAGCTGGGCGAGTCCGACGACATCATGGAACAGGCCCAGTCCGGGATCCTCGAATTCGTCAACCAGTCGCCGGGCTTCAGTGGCGCGTGGCTGCCCCCGGCGCAGATCTTCTTTGTTCCCTACCTCCTGCCCACCGACGAGCAGACGGTTCTTGAGTTCTTCGACGAGAGCAAGGCCATCAACGAGATGTTCCCCGAGCTCTACGCCGAGCATGACCTGGAGCTGCTCAATATGTACCCAGAGGGCGAAATGGTGGTGACGGCCGATGAGCCGATCACGAGCCCGGAGGATCTGAACAACAAGAAGATCCGGGTCATGACCAACCCGCTGCTCTCCGAGACCTATGACGCATTCGGCGCCAGCCCGACCCCGCTCCCCTGGGGTGAGGTCTACGGCGGTCTGCAGACCGGCGTCATCGACGGCCAGGAAAACCCGATCTTCTGGATCGAGTCCGGCGGTCTCTACGAGGTCTCGCCCAACCTGACGTTCACCGGTCATGGCTGGTTCGTCACCGCCTCGATGGCAAACCAGGACTTCTTCAATGGGCTGTCCGACAGCGATCAGGAGGTGGTGCGTGAGGCCGCCGATGTGGCCTATGATCACACCATGGAGCACATCCAGGGTCTGGCCGATGAGTCGCTGGAAAAGATCCGCGAGGACTCCGACGAGGTCACCGTGACGCGCCTGACCGACGAGCAGCTCGAGGCCTTCAAGGCCCAGGCGCCGCAGGTCGAGCAGGCGTATCTCGAGATGACCGGTGAGGATGGCGAAGCGCTGCTCGAGCAGTTCAAGGCCGACCTCGAGGCGGTTCAGTCCGACTGA